CCGTGTAGCAAGAGGTTCCGGTACATCTGTGTTTGATGTGGAGACGCTTCTgatgcagcagcagatgaTGGCTCGGATGGCGCAGACGGCGAAGCAATCGCAATCGCAGGGTGCcggtggtgccggtgccgGCGGTATGGGTCCCGGTGGGATGCGGATGCCCGGGATGCCGAACATGCCCGGTATGCCCAACATCTCACCGCAGATGATGCAGCAAGCGCAGCAGAGGCTGAAACAGAACCCTGGGATGATGAAGAACATGATGGACATGTTTGGGGGTGCGAAcggcggtgctggtggGATGCCCAACATGAACGAcatgatgaagatgatgcaGGATCCGAAGATGCAACAGATGGCGCAGCAGTTCGGTGCCGGCATGGGCATGTGATGGGCGAGTACGGGTATCAGGTTACTCTACGTAGCTTATGTATAGTAGTAGGAGAAGTGTACTCACTAATAGTCAAGTAAGACTTTTCACGCCACACCCAGCATAGGGACTGTCGCTAAGTTTAAGACTTCTTCTCTAGCTTCATGGCCTTCTCTTTGTCCTTGTCGAGGCAGGGGAGGTCGTCCAGCGAGACGGTCCCCGACGCGAGTAGTTGTGGTTCGACGCACTTCTCCCTGTGGTCGTATAAAATCTTGTAACCAGACTTGATGGTCCCCTCCGTGACCTGTAAAATCTGTGCTACTTTTGAAGCAGAGACTGGGAtcttgaagaggaggatgttGAGGTATATGGATACGACAGCGATTGTGATAGGCGATTTCCCTGCGATCTCCTCGATCTCTTTGCACTTCTTCGCGGTGTACTCTGCCGCCGTGGTCACTTGCATGGGGAGACCCAAGTGCGAACAGAATCTGGGAATATACGTGAGGTTCTGTGCACCGGACATGTTGTCTGTGTTGATCTTGATGAACCCATCGGAGGACTTCTCCCTGAGGATCCCCTTCATGATGCTGAGTGTCTTTGAAAACTCCTTCGTCTTGACGTGTATGATGGACTGTATCTCCTTGAACGTACGAGCGACCTCCGCTCGTCTACATCCGATGAGGATGGACGCAGCTATGATACTCTCCGTGGACTTCCCCTTGAGGGACTTCTCGTCGTGGCAGAGCTTGTACGCCTCCTTGGCACAGTCCTTGACGATCTTGGGCAACTCTGCTGCGTCACTGAGCATCGTGATCTTCGCAAACGCAGCGTGCACCTCGTTATCCTTCTTGTCAACGACGTTCTTCCCCTGTGCACGGTTCAACTCCTTCGTAAACCGCATATCCGTGTTCTCCCCCTGTCCTATCCTCGTGGACAAGTTGTTCCCATCGAGCAACGGGTTGGAAGCCTCCCCGACACGCGAGGGGTCATCCCCGTTCTGGTCGTCATTCGAGAAAGTCCGCCACTCGGACCGCGTGTCGACTAGCCTGTCCGAGAGCACGAGCCCACAGAGTGCACAGACGACGTCCCCCTCGGCAAACCTCTCTACGATCTTGGGAGGGTACACTTTGCACTCGGGGCAAGTGAGCACGATGTTGAGGTTTGGGCCCTTGCGCCCGCCACGGCTCGTTGTGCCGTTGGCcgtgctgttgctgttcctcGATGCACTGGGGAGCACTGTAGCAGACATCGCCGGACGTGGGTTACACTCGTGGGAGACTGATGCGGTGGCGTCTTCgcagttgaagttgaagaaggaggagaagagtGTCGTCTTCGAagagttcaaaatttgATTAAATTTAAAACTGTTCGAAGACGAGTGTCGATGCCTCTGATGGATGGCTGGATTGTAGTCGTTGCAAGCGGTTGTAGCGAGCAGGATGGGTGTCACTGAGGGGAACGGGGTGCCCGCTGCGTCGGGGGAAAAGTTGGCCGCGCAGTATGGGATATTCATGGCTAATCTGCAGGGGCAAGGACAAGGGCAGTCTGGGACGGTCGCTGCTAGTAGTGCGGGTGGCGAGGCGTCTGGGCAGGTGATTGACGTGCTGCGTGCGAGGGTGGACACTTTGGCGGAGACAAACGTGCAGTTGGCAATGCAGTCGCACAGTCTCTTGGAGAAGTTGGAACAGGCGCAGGAGAATGAGACGCGGTTGCTGGATGGGTCCCTGCAGTTGAAGCAAGCGAGTGACGCACTGCATGAGGAGCTTGATGGGAGTACCGTTGAGTTGCGGCAGTTGGAGTCCCGTGCCGCAGAGTTGCGTGCTGCTGTCGAGGAGCAACGCAAACGGGCAGCTACTGCCGTTGAGAGTTCCCCACTGCAGCAGGGCGACGTCGCTGCGTGGTCCGAGCAAGCTGAGCGTGCACAGGCGCAGTACACTGCGCTGATCACCTCGCAGCAGCTGTACAAGGACCACTACCTTGCTCGGATTAAACAATTGCGAGAGGAACTCGACAGTGCCGTTGCGGCCGCAGCCGCAACAGACTCTCTAGACACATCGTCACTGCAGTTATCGCTGCGAGAGTTTACACAGGACAGGGAATCCCTAGATGCACTGCACACGGCACTTACAGAGACGCTCGGAGCAGACTTCGATGCGGGACTCACTACAGCTGACTGGGCAACCCTGTACACTGCGACCCGCGCACGACTCGAGACCCTCGCGTCCGAAATGGGGTACACCCTTGCTGAACTACTGCAGGGGACCGCTACCGCAATGCAGCAGcgccagcagcagcatcagCAGCATCAGCATCGCCATCGCAACTTCTTCGGGGCGTCCAGCCCGACACTCGGGGCCGTCCCGACATCTGCTGGCACCGCTGCACTGCCCGGAGTGAAACGGACCTCGTCCCTACGGAAGACCAGTCAGGAGAGTGACACACGGCGACTCAACAGAACACCAACGCCGCGGTTCCAACACTCATCGATACCTTCATCATCAAGTAAGTAACTAAGTAAC
The genomic region above belongs to Huiozyma naganishii CBS 8797 chromosome 2, complete genome and contains:
- the SHE3 gene encoding She3p (similar to Saccharomyces cerevisiae SHE3 (YBR130C); ancestral locus Anc_3.393) translates to MGVTEGNGVPAASGEKLAAQYGIFMANLQGQGQGQSGTVAASSAGGEASGQVIDVLRARVDTLAETNVQLAMQSHSLLEKLEQAQENETRLLDGSLQLKQASDALHEELDGSTVELRQLESRAAELRAAVEEQRKRAATAVESSPLQQGDVAAWSEQAERAQAQYTALITSQQLYKDHYLARIKQLREELDSAVAAAAATDSLDTSSLQLSLREFTQDRESLDALHTALTETLGADFDAGLTTADWATLYTATRARLETLASEMGYTLAELLQGTATAMQQRQQQHQQHQHRHRNFFGASSPTLGAVPTSAGTAALPGVKRTSSLRKTSQESDTRRLNRTPTPRFQHSSIPSSSSK
- the SUA7 gene encoding transcription factor TFIIB (similar to Saccharomyces cerevisiae SUA7 (YPR086W); ancestral locus Anc_3.394), translating into MSATVLPSASRNSNSTANGTTSRGGRKGPNLNIVLTCPECKVYPPKIVERFAEGDVVCALCGLVLSDRLVDTRSEWRTFSNDDQNGDDPSRVGEASNPLLDGNNLSTRIGQGENTDMRFTKELNRAQGKNVVDKKDNEVHAAFAKITMLSDAAELPKIVKDCAKEAYKLCHDEKSLKGKSTESIIAASILIGCRRAEVARTFKEIQSIIHVKTKEFSKTLSIMKGILREKSSDGFIKINTDNMSGAQNLTYIPRFCSHLGLPMQVTTAAEYTAKKCKEIEEIAGKSPITIAVVSIYLNILLFKIPVSASKVAQILQVTEGTIKSGYKILYDHREKCVEPQLLASGTVSLDDLPCLDKDKEKAMKLEKKS